One stretch of Anolis sagrei isolate rAnoSag1 chromosome 11, rAnoSag1.mat, whole genome shotgun sequence DNA includes these proteins:
- the VPS37D gene encoding vacuolar protein sorting-associated protein 37D, with amino-acid sequence MERDRGPRGGGGGGGGGGGGGGNSAVDLGFGALSTAQLRALMRDETWLERIVKLSRKFQNLQLEREMRLASNYTLARQNLAMQPRLENGKASLAIKYQELRELREACRDKQQRLGACMAKWTPENALSRLQAELDGVEIRVEEQMERFLCWELPIESFVETFQHSRMLSHLRRTQLEKLQEMLKLEKEKTPGEKPSPGSEDTPAISPAAPPMAPIPPSTLALAQSGAKLFQLRLAPAFLIPSEAVLPIPVAAGGPQKCCLPSLTTSATHPAAGAPFGLIGHIHLPQAHLPHQTKKKEPPHR; translated from the exons ATGGAGCGCGATCGGGGCCCGcggggcggaggaggaggcggcggaggaggaggaggaggagggggcaactCGGCCGTGGATCTCGGCTTCGGGGCCCTCAGCACCGCCCAGCTCCGAGCCTTGATGCGCGACGAAACCTGGCTAGAGCGCATCGTCAAGCTGAGCCGGAAG TTCCAGAACCTGCAGCTGGAGCGGGAGATGCGCCTGGCCTCCAACTACACCTTGGCGAGGCAGAATCTGGCCATGCAGCCACGGCTGGAGAACGGCAAGGCCTCCTTAGCCATCAAGTACCAGGAGCTGCGGGAGCTGCGCGAGGCCTGCCGAGACAAGCAGCAGCGCTTGG GAGCGTGTATGGCCAAATGGACACCCGAAAATGCCCTGAGTCGACTCCAAGCTGAGCTGGATGGAGTAGAAATCAGAGTCGAG GAACAAATGGAGCGCTTCCTGTGCTGGGAGCTGCCCATCGAGAGCTTCGTGGAGACGTTCCAGCACAGCCGCATGCTCTCCCACCTCCGCCGCACCCAGCTGGAGAAGCTACAGGAGATGCTGAAGCTGGAGAAGGAGAAGACTCCAGGGGAGAAGCCCAGTCCCGGCAGCGAGGATACCCCTGCTATCTCCCCGGCAGCCCCACCCATGGCCCCGATCCCCCCGTCCACTTTGGCTCTGGCACAGAGTGGGGCCAAGCTCTTCCAGCTCCGCTTGGCACCAGCATTTCTGATCCCATCGGAGGCTGTCCTGCCCATCCCAGTGGCAGCCGGTGGCCCCCAGAAGTGCTGCCTGCCTTCCCTAACCACCTCTGCCACGCATCCAGCCGCCGGCGCCCCCTTCGGCTTAATTGGACACATCCACTTGCCGCAAGCCCACCTGCCCCACCAGACCAAGAAGAAGGAGCCGCCCCACCGGTAG